Part of the Nicotiana sylvestris chromosome 2, ASM39365v2, whole genome shotgun sequence genome, ttcttgtccttaaagACACGATGCGACACAGTGGTGCCAAACAGGTTattattggagatgatggggtgttgcagatgtagggttggatttgtgtgcccaatgtggatgggctttgtgagttgattcttgaggaggcccacagtttgcgatattccattcatccaggtgcctcCAAGATGTTCacgatttgaggcagcattattggtggaggagaataaagaaggatatagttgtatatgtggctcagtgtttgaattgtcagcaaatAAAGTTCGagtatcagagacctggtggtttgcttcagaagcttgagattcctgagtggaactGAGAACGCATTaccatggattttgttgttagGATCCTATAGACTTCGAAGAAATTCGACGTATTATGAGCCATTatggacaggttgaccaagtcggcacatttcattccaatagtagttacctattcttcagagtggttggctgagatctatatctgcgAGATCGTTCATGGTGTGACAGTGTCCATCATTTCTGATCAGGGTATGTAGTTCACATCGCACTTTTGGAGGGCTGTACAATATGAGTTAGGCACAtgagttgagttgagtacaatatttcaccccCAGATGGATGGTCTGTCCGAGCGCAACAtatagatattggaggatatgttttgAGCCTACATTATAGATTTTGGGGATTCTTGGGATCAGTTATTGCCACTttcggagtttgcctacaacaacaactaccaatcgagtatgcagatggctccctatgaggcattatatgggacACGGTGCCGTTtgctagttggttggtttgatatgggagaggctcgattattgggtaacgatttggttcaggatgccttggaaaaggtcaagATGAATCAGGACCGACTTTGCATAGCTTAGTTTAGGCAGAAAAGTTATGCTAATCGTAGAGTTCGTGGTTTTGCATTCATAGTTGGAGAGAGGATTCTGCtccgggtttcacccatgaagggtgtgatgaggtttggaaagaaggggaagTTGAGCCCTAGATATATCGGACCCTTTGAGATTCTAGAGAGGGTTGCTGAGGTGGCCTGCAAGCTTGCACTACCACCTGGCTTATCAACAGTTCATCTGGTGTTCCATGTCTCCATGCACCGAAAGTATCATGGTGatttgtcccatgtgttagatttcagctcagtccaattggacaaggatttgacttatgaggataAGCCAATGGCCATTCTAGCCCGGCAAGTCCAAAAGTTGAGGTCTATGAGTTAACCTTCAATTAGAGTACAATGGAGAGGTTAGCCAATCGAGGCAACCACGTGGGAGTCCCAGTCCAACATGCAGAGTAGAACCCACACTTTTCACCAGTCTATATACCTTTCTATGTCTGTTCGatgacgaacgtttgttttagaggtggagaatgtgattaactgataggtcattttgagttttaGCCTTCATTTTTGTGTTGTGAGACCTCGAATAGCTCCATTTAGCGTTCCTAAATTTTCATGCACAGTCGGTGTCTTTTTCCGAAAaaattttatgtgaaaaattaaagaaaatataaattttagccTTGAAAATGATTTGAGTTGACTACGTCAACAGTTTTttgtaaacgaacccggaccagTGTTATGACGGTCCCGATGGGTCCATATCATGATtagggacttgggcatatgcctggaATTGAATTCGGAAGTCTCTGACTTGATTTAGCgtgatttgttgaaaactagtaatttgaaggtttaaagAATTCCTAAGTTTGACTGTAGGTTAACTTTGTTGCTATCGGGTTCGGATTTCGATTCTAGAACTTGTTATAGGTTCATTTcactatttatgacttgtctgcaaaatttggtgcaaaacagagttgatttgacgtgattcggatgtcAGGTTGTAAATTTAAAAATTCTTAAGTTTCTTTGAAAGATTCATACATTTTGACGTCTGATTtttagttctaggtattatttggtgttttgatcacacgagcgagtttgtatgatgttattgcACTTGTGTGCATGTATGGTTTGGAGCCCAGCAGACTCGactgagtttcagataggctacggaCCATTTTGGACTTGGGAGATTGCAGGATTTTCAGTGATTTCTAGTGTCTGGTGTGTTGTCCTTCATGGCCGCGAAGCcactctcgcgatcgcgaagggtaacCTGGGCTGGGTGGGATTTCTACTATGCGAACATGAGGACGAGGTCACGAACGCGAAGTAGTGGTACGATCACCCTTCGGGAATGCGACCAAGACTACGTGAACGTGATAGGTAGTGGGCCTAGGAGGGGATTTGTTGGGTGTTCTATGCGAATACGAACCAAGGGTCGCGTATGCGAAAGCCAGGGGAAGGGACATCACGAATGCAAAGAACATCTCATGAATGCGAAGGCCAATTGGGCTGCAGTGCTTCGAGATCGCATCaggtccttcgcgaacgcgaagaagacctGACGCTAGTGATTTAAAACTTTCAAAAGTTGggattttcttcaattttcaccattttcaagtttgagctcggcctagaggcgattttcaagaGAAATTTCATCCCAACTTCATAGGTTAGTAGATTTTTACTCGTTTTGTTCCATTTCCATCAACATCCATTAGTTTATAACCTTTAATCTATGTTATTTCAAgttagaaattagggatttagttAGAAATTGGGGGTATTgagaaattgagatttagacctcaaattgaggtcatattttgaaactaatcacataatcGGGCTCGGGATGAATGGGTAATTAGGTTTTGGTctgaatctcgggttttgaccaagcaagattggggttgacttttgttgacttttccaaaaatCATACAAGATTGAATATTTTGCActcgtgggtagtttctaaagcttattttgaattgtttaacTATATTTGGTTAGATATGATTAGTTTGGAGGCTAATTCTAGGGGCAAAGCCCATGTTGAGCTTTGATTTGATTGCAGAGCGAgataagtgtcgtggttaactttGACTTAAGGGATTAGGACTTGTtagtctatttgctatgtgtgTTATATGTGGTAACAACGTAtaagtgaggtgacgagtacttatgcattgttattgggttaaagcatgcgggtgtAACGTGTTTCCTTGTATTTTATTGATTTGTTAATTATGTTATCCATGTTTAGGTTAGATTATTATTTCTTTGATTATTCATTTCGTAATTATTGCCCTTTTATAATTAGCAAATATTTCTGGAAGTTGAAGTTCGGTATCATAGCATCATACTTGACGTTAAATACATTCTCCGCATATTTGTTACTCGAATTCATATTATCATCAATacttggtgaggaagagagtaaaaacatgaacggtgatgtcgtgccattgtaTTTACATCATTAttattacatggtgaggaagagagtaaaagcataaaGGGTGATGCCTTGTCATTTATCTCATTTGTTCATTATTTCATGGtgagaaagagagtaaaagcacgatgggtgatgtcatgccattcatctcatttattcattgttgcatggtgaggattagagtaaaagcacaaagggtgatgccgtgccattctATTTTACTTATATCATCATTTCATGGtaaggacaagagtaaaagcacgaagggtgatgccatgccattttTATATCATTGGTTTATTTGATTTCATTGGTTGATGATTTACTTGGCTACTTCGCGATTTCATACCTATCGCATTTGTTATATTTGACCCCTTTACATGTCCCTTCCTAGTTTGTACTTTATCATTCTCTGTTATTATTGCTACTTTATATACACTTGTATAGGTCTATCTATGTAAGTgccttgtcatagcctcgtcggggttaggctcaacacttacgGAGTATATtgggtcggttatactcatactacacttttttACTTATTGTGCAAATACTGGTATTGATCCCCACGGTGTGTGAGGTGCATCAGCTTGGATCATTGCAtatggagactcgaggtagatctgatggcgtccgcagaccttgaaaCCCCCTTTCTTTTCCCACTTTTACTGTTCATTTCCTTCGAACAATTGTATCTATTTCAAACTTTGTTTGTAGACTTCTAGTTGCTTGTGTACTCGTGACTCTAGATTTCTAGGAGTAGATATTATAATGTGACTTATATTAGTACTGTGTTAGATTGGGTTTTTGATTCTCGTTGTATATCATCATGATGtttatgagcacgtgatttttgcctcacacaaattactccaaaagaattcccaaaattaggttttttctttaattatttgttattttaaggaattattgcgtgatttttctgattgtttgcatatatttgtgggcatgtttaattttattaatgcattaaaaatacaaaaatatatccttggcatttaagatttgattttacattttttggaattaattaataattaggagttttacaaaaaagaaaattcaaaaaaaaaataataataacatatttttgtaattttagtcaaattgtgtgattttcttttaatttggcatttaattatttgtgataattattagttagaactaattagtatttttaagttaatttggtgttttataattaattagaattttagttttaattgttgaaaagaaaaaggaaaagaaaattgaaaaggaaaagagaataagaagagaaaaatctGGTGGGGCCAATttagccaggcccaaaaccaaaactcagTCAAACTTattgagaataagaagaggaaaatctggttgggccaatttactaattgagaagctcctaatagtggtagggtagtatttgcattatcaaattaactaaaagcactaattgagtggataattaagtggatgattaaagaaatgaaaagttgaattggtagtggaaaatgcactaattgaatgcccatttaagggagctgaaaatcagattagagaagaaaaaaagaggggggcgaagagagcggtatacactcgatatacactctggatacactgggtatataggggcagagagctaagaaaacttggaaaagattctgagagagggagaACATTCAAAGATGGTAGAGGCTAGGAAATTcggagaggaaaaaaaaaaggggtgaagagagcggtat contains:
- the LOC138886133 gene encoding uncharacterized protein, which encodes MGSLVYIPVGERSLPSDVQALANQFARLDVSEPNHVLACMISRSSLYECIREHQHDDPHFLVLKDTMRHSGAKQVIIGDDGVLQMCLQDVHDLRQHYWWRRIKKDIVVYVAQCLNCQQIKFEYQRPGGLLQKLEIPEWN